Proteins encoded within one genomic window of Citricoccus muralis:
- a CDS encoding DUF2075 domain-containing protein: MTGFEIVPDRLQRIVTSTSTTQAPGELSRSKLENWPVVYTLNNDNQIYVGETRNAISRLRKHHQHEEKRRLSQVHVIIDDGFNKSAALDLESFLIRLFAGDGKFSVLNRNEGIVDSDYFNRVEYLERFDEIFDELRQRDFFTRSVQEIRNLDLYKLSPFKAPTQDQAIIGSEIVERLLEDLKSGGESTAVIQGKAGTGKTVLAIYLIKLLRDLEHYDPDEAPNSDTIFSEFFTDAHRKLLNGFTVGLVIPQISLRKSVAKVFKNTPDLDNVMVLSPFQVGQATSPYDLLIVDEAHRLNHRANQPSGPQNKLFKDINLSLFGEDNPNITQLDWIESQSRHRILLMDEAQAVRPADIPTEVVRGLVNKAQTDQRFYELETQMRVRAGADYLGFVRDLLHGRLPDSHDYDFGEYELGIVNDLRTLVQLIRDRDSKFGLARVVAGYAWNWKSKNRKDAYDIVEDGVKLRWNTTTADWISSEKSLAEVGSIHTVQGYDLNYAGVIIGRDLRMDPTTNRVYFDRNEYFDKKGVENNRARGIVYSDEDILAYVQNIYAVLMSRGIRGTFLYVCDEHLREYFLNHLPTVDKTTTIDPPREDKSASGYDFSYGAAVDADVDLVDAGEDAESRMADRGEPTHRAGD; this comes from the coding sequence ATGACCGGCTTTGAAATCGTTCCGGATAGACTCCAGCGCATCGTCACCAGCACTAGTACCACCCAAGCTCCAGGAGAGCTCTCGCGCTCAAAGCTAGAGAACTGGCCTGTCGTCTATACGCTGAACAACGACAATCAGATCTATGTTGGCGAGACGCGCAACGCGATCTCCCGACTACGGAAACATCACCAGCATGAGGAGAAGCGTCGGCTCTCCCAGGTGCATGTCATCATCGATGATGGCTTCAACAAGTCGGCTGCACTGGATCTCGAGTCTTTCCTCATTCGGCTATTTGCCGGGGACGGAAAATTCAGCGTACTCAACCGGAATGAAGGGATCGTTGACTCCGATTACTTCAACCGGGTCGAATACTTAGAGCGATTCGACGAGATCTTCGACGAGTTGCGACAGCGCGACTTTTTCACCCGCAGCGTCCAAGAGATCAGAAATCTCGACCTCTACAAACTCTCTCCGTTCAAAGCACCAACGCAAGACCAGGCGATTATCGGGTCCGAGATCGTTGAGCGTCTCTTGGAAGATCTGAAGTCTGGCGGCGAGAGCACTGCAGTGATCCAGGGCAAGGCCGGAACAGGTAAGACCGTGCTTGCGATCTATTTGATCAAGCTTCTGAGGGATCTCGAGCATTACGATCCTGATGAAGCTCCGAATAGTGACACGATCTTCTCCGAGTTCTTCACGGACGCACACCGGAAACTGCTGAACGGCTTTACCGTGGGACTGGTGATTCCGCAGATTTCGCTTCGTAAGTCGGTGGCCAAAGTATTCAAGAACACGCCCGACCTCGATAACGTCATGGTGCTTTCACCGTTCCAGGTCGGACAGGCGACTTCGCCGTATGACCTGTTGATCGTAGATGAAGCCCATCGGTTGAATCACCGTGCTAATCAGCCATCAGGGCCGCAGAACAAACTCTTCAAAGACATCAACCTTTCTCTATTCGGTGAAGACAATCCAAACATCACCCAACTGGACTGGATTGAGAGTCAATCGCGACATCGGATCCTCTTGATGGATGAAGCGCAAGCGGTGCGACCTGCTGACATTCCTACCGAAGTAGTGCGTGGACTGGTGAACAAGGCACAAACTGACCAGCGGTTCTATGAGCTCGAGACTCAGATGCGAGTCCGCGCTGGTGCAGACTATCTCGGGTTCGTCCGAGATCTCCTCCATGGACGATTGCCCGATTCGCATGACTACGACTTTGGAGAGTATGAGCTGGGTATCGTCAACGACTTGCGCACCTTGGTTCAGCTGATTCGAGACCGTGACTCCAAATTCGGGTTGGCTCGAGTCGTCGCGGGCTATGCCTGGAATTGGAAATCCAAGAACCGAAAGGACGCTTATGACATCGTCGAGGATGGCGTCAAGCTCCGCTGGAACACGACAACAGCCGACTGGATCAGCAGTGAAAAGTCTCTGGCTGAAGTCGGGTCTATCCATACGGTTCAGGGCTACGACCTCAACTATGCTGGCGTGATCATCGGACGAGACCTCCGCATGGATCCAACGACGAATCGTGTGTACTTTGACCGCAATGAATACTTCGACAAAAAGGGCGTGGAGAACAACCGAGCCCGCGGCATCGTTTACTCGGATGAGGACATTCTCGCTTACGTACAGAACATCTACGCGGTATTGATGAGTCGCGGAATCCGAGGAACCTTCCTCTACGTGTGTGATGAACACCTTCGGGAGTATTTCTTGAATCACCTTCCCACGGTGGACAAGACGACGACTATCGATCCACCTCGCGAAGATAAGTCTGCCTCCGGATACGACTTCAGCTATGGGGCTGCGGTTGATGCTGACGTTGATCTTGTTGACGCCGGTGAGGATGCAGAAAGTCGGATGGCTGATCGTGGGGAACCGACGCATCGCGCGGGTGACTGA
- a CDS encoding polyphosphate polymerase domain-containing protein → MNAAPDTMTSTSPLIDEIDAQLDQLAPITLDEINTEARLMTRVDRKYFLPRELFSDLIDATSDDFRVLTIEEKRRFMYRTVYFDSPEFRFFRDHVQRRRHRFKVRTRTYVDTGTCHLEVKSKGYRGQTVKQRIDHPIEDPWNLTEAGTEFIDSIVAGAPGQTLLSEQLQPVLETIYDRITLCHDGQRLTCDLDIRAVNGDDSHVGPQDVLVETKSEGGSGLWDQLLKEAGIRPHQVSKYCVAAALLYPELPSNPWARTIDHYFRAAA, encoded by the coding sequence ATGAATGCGGCACCAGACACGATGACGTCCACGAGTCCACTCATCGACGAGATTGATGCACAGCTGGATCAGCTGGCACCCATCACGCTGGATGAGATCAACACCGAGGCACGGTTGATGACCCGCGTGGACCGGAAGTACTTCCTGCCTCGCGAGCTGTTCTCCGACCTCATCGACGCCACCAGCGACGATTTTCGGGTGTTGACCATCGAGGAGAAGCGGCGGTTCATGTACCGCACCGTCTACTTCGACTCCCCCGAGTTTCGTTTCTTCCGCGACCACGTACAGCGGCGCCGTCACCGGTTCAAGGTGCGCACCCGCACCTACGTGGATACCGGCACTTGCCATCTTGAGGTGAAATCCAAGGGCTACCGAGGGCAGACCGTGAAACAGCGGATTGACCACCCCATCGAAGACCCCTGGAACCTCACCGAAGCCGGCACGGAGTTCATCGACTCGATCGTGGCGGGGGCTCCGGGGCAGACCCTACTGTCCGAGCAGCTGCAGCCGGTGCTGGAGACCATCTACGACCGGATCACCCTGTGCCACGACGGACAACGGCTGACCTGCGACTTGGATATTCGCGCGGTGAATGGCGACGACAGTCACGTCGGGCCGCAGGATGTGCTGGTGGAGACGAAGTCCGAAGGCGGCAGTGGACTCTGGGATCAGCTGCTCAAGGAAGCAGGCATTCGCCCGCACCAGGTCAGCAAGTACTGTGTGGCGGCTGCCCTGCTCTACCCGGAGCTTCCCAGCAACCCGTGGGCTCGGACCATCGACCACTATTTCCGGGCGGCTGCATAG
- a CDS encoding DUF4956 domain-containing protein, producing MSLIIAIATDLIAITILAYVLYFRRHRRKDLLLSYVALNIGVLAVTVALGSVEVGIGLGMGLFGILSIIRLRSDQITQQEIAYYFTSLALGLLAGLHPEPMWITPALSALVLTAMAVLDSPLVAPTTHRLTLTVDRAIIDHDELVSYLKDLFHAQHVRAEVLDIDQVRDTMLVDVRYKVKPGAAATCVDQPARASRESIGASRAVDTGRNHTVHATAHQGAVR from the coding sequence ATGTCACTCATCATCGCCATCGCCACCGACCTCATCGCCATCACCATCCTGGCGTACGTCCTATACTTCCGCCGACATCGCCGGAAGGATCTGTTGTTGTCCTACGTGGCACTGAATATCGGCGTCCTCGCCGTCACGGTGGCGCTGGGCTCCGTGGAAGTCGGCATCGGACTCGGTATGGGCTTGTTCGGCATCCTCTCCATCATCCGCCTCCGGTCGGATCAGATCACCCAGCAGGAGATCGCCTACTACTTCACCTCATTGGCCCTTGGCCTGCTGGCCGGCCTGCACCCTGAGCCCATGTGGATCACCCCGGCGCTCTCCGCGCTGGTCCTGACCGCGATGGCCGTGCTGGACTCCCCGCTGGTAGCGCCCACGACGCATCGGCTCACGCTCACCGTGGACCGTGCCATCATCGATCATGACGAGCTGGTCAGCTACCTGAAGGATCTATTCCACGCTCAGCATGTACGCGCTGAAGTGCTCGACATCGACCAGGTGCGCGACACCATGCTGGTGGACGTCCGCTACAAGGTGAAGCCCGGTGCCGCTGCCACGTGTGTGGACCAGCCCGCCCGTGCATCGCGAGAGTCCATCGGAGCCTCCCGTGCCGTGGACACGGGCCGCAACCACACAGTGCACGCCACCGCACACCAGGGGGCTGTCCGATGA
- a CDS encoding alcohol dehydrogenase catalytic domain-containing protein — protein sequence MTKHRDSDTSKPSQVFGFAEYGSDRVAQFFTVSSPHPDADQVLVDMTASGVNPADIKVRNGERQGSVPVEFPMAMGREAAGVVLAVGDNVSHVAPGDRVFGAAAAGTGTFAERVLLSSSSTAHIPDGVSDAQAASIPVSIGTAYDALDELELPAGSTLLVLGAGGGVGTAACGLAALRDVRTIGVASNEKKELVEKLRATHIEKGDGWIERVRELAPEGVDAIIDAVGGETLREASTLLKAPGAIRSAADHQIAADLGGSAVQRRRTTPIFAEIAELINRGSFSPVISASVDLAHAAKAVAVVESGHAVGNVVITRGE from the coding sequence ATGACGAAACATCGAGATAGTGATACCTCTAAGCCTAGCCAGGTCTTCGGTTTTGCGGAATACGGGTCGGACAGGGTCGCACAATTCTTCACCGTCTCTTCACCTCACCCGGATGCAGACCAGGTGCTCGTCGACATGACGGCCTCGGGGGTGAACCCCGCCGATATTAAAGTCCGCAACGGTGAGCGCCAAGGCTCGGTCCCAGTGGAGTTCCCGATGGCGATGGGCCGAGAAGCGGCCGGAGTCGTCTTAGCGGTGGGCGACAACGTGTCTCATGTGGCGCCGGGCGACCGAGTGTTCGGGGCCGCAGCCGCTGGCACGGGCACCTTCGCGGAGCGGGTGTTGCTCTCTTCCTCCAGCACCGCACACATCCCGGACGGGGTCAGTGACGCGCAAGCTGCCTCCATCCCGGTCTCTATCGGCACCGCTTACGACGCCCTCGATGAGCTTGAGCTACCGGCCGGATCGACCCTGCTGGTGCTCGGTGCCGGCGGTGGCGTGGGCACCGCCGCCTGCGGGCTCGCCGCACTACGAGACGTGCGTACGATCGGTGTGGCTTCGAATGAAAAGAAAGAATTGGTCGAAAAGTTACGAGCCACCCACATCGAAAAAGGCGACGGGTGGATAGAGCGGGTGCGAGAGCTGGCACCCGAAGGAGTTGACGCCATCATCGACGCGGTCGGCGGCGAAACGCTGCGCGAGGCCTCCACGTTGCTCAAAGCTCCGGGGGCGATCCGATCGGCAGCGGATCACCAAATCGCGGCTGACCTAGGCGGATCCGCTGTTCAGCGGCGGCGCACCACGCCCATTTTTGCGGAGATCGCAGAACTGATCAATCGAGGTTCTTTTAGCCCCGTCATCTCAGCCTCCGTCGACCTCGCACACGCCGCTAAAGCCGTGGCTGTCGTGGAGTCTGGCCACGCCGTGGGGAACGTGGTGATCACGCGTGGCGAGTGA